One window of the Manihot esculenta cultivar AM560-2 chromosome 14, M.esculenta_v8, whole genome shotgun sequence genome contains the following:
- the LOC110599998 gene encoding E3 ubiquitin-protein ligase SIS3 isoform X2 has protein sequence MAIRGVDFKWYDGFFLSMLATSVIIVAINWKRYHLCTYPLHIWIVVDYTAVFVFRLLMFIDNGLAAGMGLDFGWQQRYARFCGRIVVLSVLSLLLYPFLWAWTIIGTLWFTSARDCLPEEGQKWGFIIWLLFSYCGLLCIACMSMGKWLTRRQAHLLRAQQGIPISEYGVLVDMIRVPDWAFEAAGQEMRGMGQDAAAYQPGLYLTPTQREAVEALIQELPKFRLKAVPTDCSECPICLEEFHVGNEVRGLPCAHNFHVECIDEWLRLNVKCPRCRCSVFPNLDLSALSNIRADSERSSATVVTTTRYVRTQPSSQSYLLRLQGLLRPVRTENSGASSHVDVDLEAVENGNLVLTTRETTDVEPVSSIGSMLVCESSPPQH, from the exons ATGGCTATCAGAGGCGTCGATTTCAAGTG GTACGATGGCTTCTTCTTGTCGATGCTAGCCACAAGTGT AATCATTGTTGCAATTAATTGGAAACGGTATCATCTCTGCACATACCCGTTGCACATATGGATTGTG GTTGATTATACTGCTGTTTTTGTTTTTCGCCTCTTGATGTTCATAGATAATGGACTTGCTGCTGGAATGGGCTT GGATTTTGGGTGGCAGCAGCGTTATGCCCGTTTTTGTGGAAGAATAGTGGTCCTTTCAGTTCTGTCTTTGCTACTCTACCCTTTTCTATGGGCTTGGACTATAATTGGCACACTCTGGTTCACTAGTGCAAGAGATTGT TTGCCAGAAGAAGGTCAGAAATGGGGTTTTATTATTTGGTTGCTTTTCAGCTACTGTGGACTCCTTTGTATTGCCTGCATGTCTATGGGAAAG TGGCTTACACGAAGACAGGCGCACCTATTACGTGCTCAGCAAGGAATTCCTATTTCAGAATATGGG GTTTTGGTCGACATGATCCGGGTACCAGATTGGGCATTTGAAGCTGCAGGTCAAGAAATGAGAGGTATGGGACAAGATGCTGCAGCATACCAGCCTGGACTCTACCTAACTCCTACTCAG AGAGAAGCAGTGGAGGCACTCATTCAGGAACTTCCGAAGTTCCGGTTAAAGGCTGTTCCAACTGACTGCAGTGAATGTCCAATCTGCCTAGAAGAGTTCCACGTAGGGAATGAG GTCCGTGGCCTGCCCTGTGCGCACAATTTCCATGTAGAGTGCATTGATGAGTGGCTTCGACTGAATGTGAAATGTCCACGGTGCCGTTGCTCAGTTTTCCCAAACCTTGATCTTAGCGCCTTATCCAATATTCGTGCGGACTCTGAACGGTCCTCTGCAACTGTTGTAACAACCACCAGATATGTGAGAACCCAACCTTCAAGCCAGAGCTATTTGTTGAGATTGCAGGGTCTGCTCCGACCAGTCCGTACAGAGAATTCAGGGGCTTCCAGCCATGTAGATGTTGATTTGGAAGCTGTTGAGAATGGAAATCTAGTTTTGACAACAAGAGAGACAACAGATGTGGAGCCAGTTTCCTCAATTGGAAGCATGCTTGTTTGCGAGTCCTCCCCTCCTCAACACTAG
- the LOC110599998 gene encoding E3 ubiquitin-protein ligase SIS3 isoform X1 — protein sequence MAIRGVDFKWYDGFFLSMLATSVIIVAINWKRYHLCTYPLHIWIVVDYTAVFVFRLLMFIDNGLAAGMGLDFGWQQRYARFCGRIVVLSVLSLLLYPFLWAWTIIGTLWFTSARDCLPEEGQKWGFIIWLLFSYCGLLCIACMSMGKWLTRRQAHLLRAQQGIPISEYGVLVDMIRVPDWAFEAAGQEMRGMGQDAAAYQPGLYLTPTQVSACHYYGQEVAITSSINMREAVEALIQELPKFRLKAVPTDCSECPICLEEFHVGNEVRGLPCAHNFHVECIDEWLRLNVKCPRCRCSVFPNLDLSALSNIRADSERSSATVVTTTRYVRTQPSSQSYLLRLQGLLRPVRTENSGASSHVDVDLEAVENGNLVLTTRETTDVEPVSSIGSMLVCESSPPQH from the exons ATGGCTATCAGAGGCGTCGATTTCAAGTG GTACGATGGCTTCTTCTTGTCGATGCTAGCCACAAGTGT AATCATTGTTGCAATTAATTGGAAACGGTATCATCTCTGCACATACCCGTTGCACATATGGATTGTG GTTGATTATACTGCTGTTTTTGTTTTTCGCCTCTTGATGTTCATAGATAATGGACTTGCTGCTGGAATGGGCTT GGATTTTGGGTGGCAGCAGCGTTATGCCCGTTTTTGTGGAAGAATAGTGGTCCTTTCAGTTCTGTCTTTGCTACTCTACCCTTTTCTATGGGCTTGGACTATAATTGGCACACTCTGGTTCACTAGTGCAAGAGATTGT TTGCCAGAAGAAGGTCAGAAATGGGGTTTTATTATTTGGTTGCTTTTCAGCTACTGTGGACTCCTTTGTATTGCCTGCATGTCTATGGGAAAG TGGCTTACACGAAGACAGGCGCACCTATTACGTGCTCAGCAAGGAATTCCTATTTCAGAATATGGG GTTTTGGTCGACATGATCCGGGTACCAGATTGGGCATTTGAAGCTGCAGGTCAAGAAATGAGAGGTATGGGACAAGATGCTGCAGCATACCAGCCTGGACTCTACCTAACTCCTACTCAGGTGAGTGCTTGTCACTATTATGGGCAAGAAGTGGCAATTACATCGTCTATAAATATG AGAGAAGCAGTGGAGGCACTCATTCAGGAACTTCCGAAGTTCCGGTTAAAGGCTGTTCCAACTGACTGCAGTGAATGTCCAATCTGCCTAGAAGAGTTCCACGTAGGGAATGAG GTCCGTGGCCTGCCCTGTGCGCACAATTTCCATGTAGAGTGCATTGATGAGTGGCTTCGACTGAATGTGAAATGTCCACGGTGCCGTTGCTCAGTTTTCCCAAACCTTGATCTTAGCGCCTTATCCAATATTCGTGCGGACTCTGAACGGTCCTCTGCAACTGTTGTAACAACCACCAGATATGTGAGAACCCAACCTTCAAGCCAGAGCTATTTGTTGAGATTGCAGGGTCTGCTCCGACCAGTCCGTACAGAGAATTCAGGGGCTTCCAGCCATGTAGATGTTGATTTGGAAGCTGTTGAGAATGGAAATCTAGTTTTGACAACAAGAGAGACAACAGATGTGGAGCCAGTTTCCTCAATTGGAAGCATGCTTGTTTGCGAGTCCTCCCCTCCTCAACACTAG
- the LOC110599849 gene encoding protein ALP1-like has protein sequence MDFYVGDTSHNDAENSSSSSSDIDDYISDDNEFVVETQAVHQQFLRNKMVLQQIQDQHRVSRGGSVLGHVVINRDREAADRNLFLDYFSDNPRFNDVMFRRRYRMSRNLFLRIVDAIKAHDTYFEQQRDAVGKIGLSTLQKITAVFRMLAYGLPADATDEYVKIGESTAIESLKRFCRATVEVFGEQYLRSPTAEDVARLLYIGEQRGFPGMLGSLNCMHWKWKNCPTAWAGQYTSRSGSPTIILEAVADYDLWIWHAYFGMPGSNNDINVLESSHLFSDLAKGIAPPAHYIIQGNVYNTGYYLADGIYPKWSTIVQTIREPQTRKKKYFAMKQESCRKDVERAFGVLQLRFAIVAGPSRFWKKEVLHDILTTCIIMHNMIIEDERDLSAPIEDGREFSAPTVEMAVDETTRFE, from the coding sequence ATGGATTTTTATGTTGGAGATACATCACATAATGATGCTGAAAATTCATCATCGTCTTCTTCAGATATTGATGATTATATTTCAGATGATAATGAGTTTGTAGTGGAAACACAAGCAGTTCATCAACAATTTCTTAGAAATAAGATGGTTTTGCAGCAAATACAAGATCAACATCGAGTTTCTAGAGGTGGCTCTGTTCTAGGTCATGTAGTAATCAATCGAGATCGTGAAGCGGCTGATCGTAATTTATTTCTGGATTATTTTTCAGATAATCCACGTTTCAATGATGTAATGTTTCGTCGACGATATAGAATGTCTCGAAATTTATTTCTTCGTATTGTCGATGCAATAAAAGCGCATGATACGTACTTTGAACAACAAAGAGATGCAGTAGGTAAAATTGGATTATCTACTCTTCAAAAAATCACAGCTGTGTTTCGAATGTTAGCGTATGGTTTGCCGGCGGACGCTACAGACGAATATGTGAAAATTGGGGAGTCCACTGCAATTGAAAGTCTAAAGAGATTTTGTCGAGCCACCGTTGAGGTATTTGGTGAGCAGTATCTGAGATCACCAACTGCCGAGGATGTTGCAAGGCTTCTTTATATTGGTGAGCAACGTGGCTTTCCTGGCATGTTAGGTAGTCTCAATTGCATGCATTGGAAATGGAAAAATTGTCCTACTGCATGGGCTGGCCAATATACAAGTCGTAGTGGATCGCCAACAATTATTTTGGAAGCTGTAGCTGATTATGACCTTTGGATATGGCATGCATATTTTGGAATGCCTGGCTCTAATAACGATATTAATGTTTTGGAGTCATCGCATTTATTTTCCGACCTTGCTAAAGGTATTGCTCCTCCCGCTCATTATATTATTCAAGGAAACGTATACAATACGGGTTATTATTTAGCTGATGGTATATATCCGAAATGGTCAACTATTGTGCAAACTATTCGTGAACCACAAACAAGGAAGAAGAAGTATTTTGCAATGAAACAAGAATCATGTCGAAAAGATGTTGAACGTGCTTTCGGAGTGTTACAGTTACGTTTTGCAATAGTTGCAGGGCCATCACGTTTTTGGAAAAAAGAAGTGTTGCATGATATTTTAACTACATGTATTATCATGCATAATATGATAATCGAGGATGAACGTGACCTTAGTGCACCTATTGAAGATGGTAGAGAATTTTCAGCTCCAACTGTTGAAATGGCTGTCGATGAAACTACTcgatttgaataa
- the LOC110631271 gene encoding polyamine oxidase 1 has protein sequence MKKKLLAMVLLLLFHFFLASASASQSPTVIVIGAGLSGIAAAKTLHEAGIRDILILEATPRIGGRVMKTQFSGLTVEKGANWLFGGGPVANPLLDIARKLKLRTTLSNYENLTSNTYKQEGGLYPSKLVEKVDKVASARDDFCVALSKKLSSKKKDVDISILASQRMFNKVPITPLEMVIDFYHNDYEDAEPPKVTSLKHTCPRNEFVDHGEDPHFVADPRGFEVIVQYLAKQFLSSLTSDPRLKLNKVVRDISYSKNGVTIKTEDGSTYNSNYVIVSASVGVLQSDLIEFKPTLPLWKKIAISDFSMTIYTKIFLKFPYKFWPAGPGTEFFLYTHMSRGYYPLWQHLENEHPGSNILFVTVTADESRRIEQLPDEAIEEEIMVILKKLFGNNIPKPESILVPRWGLDRFYKGSYSNWPDNYSQKRKDQLADPVGPVYFTGEHTSDRYIGYATGAYSAGIDTANDLIHCIKKKSCRGYNKNRWQ, from the exons ATGAAGAAGAAGCTTTTGGCCATGGTGCTTCTCCTTCTCTTCCATTTCTTCTTGGCTTCTGCTTCAGCCTCACAGTCCCCCACCGTCATTGTCATCGGAGCTGGTTTGTCAG GAATTGCAGCAGCAAAAACGCTACATGAGGCCGGGATACGTGATATATTGATTCTAGAGGCAACTCCCAGGATTGGTGGTCGTGTCATGAAAACTCAATTTAGTGGACTCACCGTTGAGAAGGGTGCCAATTGGCTTTTTGGTGGGGGGCCTGTGGCCAATCCCTTACTGGATATTGCCAGAAAACTTAAGCTCAGAACTACCCTTAGCAACTATGAAAATCTCACATCAAACACCTATAAACAAGA AGGTGGACTGTATCCTTCTAAGCTGGTGGAGAAAGTTGATAAGGTTGCTTCTGCTAGAGATGATTTCTGCGTTGCGTTATCGAAAAAATTGTCATCCAAAAAGAAAGATGTTGATATCTCAATTTTGGCATCACAGCGAATGTTCAACAA GGTGCCCATAACCCCACTTGAAATGGTGATAGACTTCTATCACAATGACTATGAAGACGCAGAGCCACCAAAAGTTACTAGTTTGAAGCACACTTGCCCTCGAAACGAGTTCGTAGACCATGGAGAGGATCCACACTTCGTGGCTGATCCGAGAGGCTTTGAGGTTATAGTTCAGTATCTTGCTAAGCAGTTCCTTTCCTCTCTGACAAGTGATCCCAGGCTTAAGCTAAATAAGGTAGTTAGAGATATAAGCTACTCAAAGAATGGAGTTACTATAAAAACTGAAGATGGTTCCACGTACAATTCCAATTACGTTATTGTATCTGCCAGCGTTGGAGTTCTTCAGAGTGACCTAATCGAGTTCAAGCCCACTTTACCT CTATGGAAAAAAATTGCAATATCAGACTTTAGCATGACCATATATACCAAGATCTTCCTAAAGTTCCCTTACAAGTTCTGGCCTGCCGGCCCTGGAACTGAGTTCTTCCTCTACACCCACATGAGCCGAGGATATTATCCACTTTGGCAG CATTTGGAGAATGAGCATCCAGGATCAAACATATTGTTTGTGACTGTAACAGCTGATGAATCGAGGAGAATAGAGCAATTGCCTGATGAAGCCATTGAAGAAGAGATCATGGTAATACTTAAAAAGCTGTTTGGTAATAACATTCCAAAACCTGAATCCATTCTTGTACCTAGATGGGGATTGGACAGGTTCTACAAGGGCAGCTATTCTAATTGGCCAGATAACTACAGTCAAAAACGCAAAGACCAATTAGCT GATCCTGTTGGTCCTGTATACTTTACGGGGGAGCACACAAGCGATCGATATATAGGATATGCTACTGGTGCTTATTCTGCag GAATTGACACCGCAAATGATTTGATCCACTGTATAAAGAAAAAATCTTGCAGAGGCTATAATAAGAACAGATGGCAATAA